The sequence aaaaagcacaaagtgGACTCACATCAGCATACAGAGTGAAGTATCCTTCTGCTCCATCCTGTCCTGTGATAACACCATGGCGACGGTTTACCCCTGCGATGATGACTCCTTGGAACTCCTGAGGTGCTACGATTTCCACAGACATGATCGGCTCCAGGATGATTGTGTCGGCGTTCGCCATAGCtgtggaaagaaaaatgaaatcgGCGCTAACGTAGcgtcacaaaaatacaaacaatgcaGCCTCAGATACAGATGAAATGACCTGACAACGGGAGGTCAGAAGACAAACATCTGATCCTCACCTTGTCTCACAGCGCCCTCTCCTGCACGGATGAAGGACATCTCGTTGGAGTCGACCATGTGACTTGCTCCGTCCTTCAGGGTGAATCTGACTCCTGAGATCCTGTGTCCGCTCAGGGGTCCCTTCCCACAGGCCTCTCTGAAGCCCTGTGGCATGATGggaagaaacagacaaaatgaacaacCGGGGAAGTTTAGCTTTAAAACACGAGTTGCTTTTACTTTGTGTTCAAGTAAATTATATTCTCCAGCTTAGCCAACTGGCCAGATTAAATTAATGTTCCTGTTTGCACAAACCTTCTCAACAGCTGGTACAAACTGCTTTGGGACGTTGTTTCCAACTGTCTGGTCTTCAAACTCAATCTTGGTGCAATGCTCAGGCTCAAGAGGCTCAAGGACTCCGATGACTTTACCGTACTGCCCCGCACCGCCTGACTGCTTCTTGTGGGTGTAATCAAACCTACAGAAAGAGGAACAAAGCACCCACATGTTGAAGCAGAGTGACGCACAATCTACACTGTTTAAGCATCTTCAGACAGTGTGGGTAGTAAAACTGCTCGTGTTATTGTTGGAACTGAATTCATGTGGTTAACAAATTTCAGATCCCAtgcaagaaaaatatataaacatatatataattATGGGATAAACAAATACTCAAACGAAAGCAGACTCTCCACAGACAACATTAATATACTGCAGGCAATGCTGTAAAAGCAAACAATACATTTAATTCTCACCCATTTTATATTCAGAATTTTGACcaaattaaaatatatacatgctcatttctaaagaaaatctatgtttatttatgtttagcTTTATGAAGTATAAGATGTATTAGTGCTCTAATATTACTGATGATATTGTTGCATCTTTAGGAAGCAGCCTCTATGTGTGATCTCTTTCTAGGAGGACATCACTACAGATAACAGAATCACAAATATAGCCATACAAGCAGAAAACTTTAAGTGTGACTCTATTATGTTCAGTCTGACACTAAAAGACCGTTTCGTATTCTTCTTCTGTAACTTTTTCAAAGCTCAGTTGAACCTAAAGGTGTGTACCTGCCAGCAGAATTTACGACACCACACCTAGTTATGCAAGTGTGACGTGAAAAACTGAAGCTTGCAGActacaaaaactacaactctACTTTATAGTAGTGTAGGAGACGCCTAGTTTCTAGCAGTCATTgttttacaataataatatgtgtgcatttatatattctgaatgttttttataaGGGTGGAGGCGTAGCTGTCATTATTAAGAATTTCTAAACATGTAATATATCTTTTGTTGTATCTGAAATCATGGAAACATCTGTATGTACTTTTTTCAAATATACAGGAATATTTACAGGAAGACTGGCATTTTGGAATTCAACACTATCACTTCACTAAAACGTGAAATTTCTTTAATATATTAATTGCAGCTGAAACTCTGTATTGCTATAGCACCAAATTTGTTCCATCTATGATgtaagaaacatttctaaagGTCTATTTACTGGCATTGAAAGTTCTGTAACACTTTTTAAAGTAGGGAGGAAATGTGGAAACAGAAAAGGGCTCTACCTCTTTAAAAAGGGGACGGCCTCAAAGAGCTCTACTGTCAAAGGAAGTGGGAAGTAACCTTTCCATGTGCTGACAGGCAGCTGACTCGGATCACGAACACATAAAACTTTCCACCTGCCGAGTAGTCGGTAGGGAGTCTCAACATTCCAGTTACAGGCAAGATCTGACTCCCTTCTTTACTTCACTGTTCACCACATTTTCCAGCTGTACATCTCTTCACCTTGCACTAAAATATATTCTTTGCTTTCCATTTTGTTCACTGGATGTTCCCCTTGTGGCTGAGACTTTACCTATCTAGAGACAAAAGCCCCACCCTGAGGCCAAAGTCCCTCAGGGTCTGGAAGCCCATCCCAGCTCCGTACAGGAGCTTCTGGTCTCACTTTCTCCATTATTTCCTCTACCATTGTCCACAGAACGAAGTATTTTCAGAAGAGGAGGCAGCGGAGGATGTGATGGCAACTGGTGAGCTGAATCCAAATCACTACCCTGCTCAGAGAGCAGCTAAGGTGGTCCAACACTACCTCACCACCCGCTACGGATCACCCTACAGGCTGTTTGGACTGCACAGGGTTCACAGCGGAAACGCAGAGGTCAGACAAAGTTCACGACTGAAACAAGACTCTCAGGTCTACACACAGAACAGTGATGTTCTAACCATGGctgacttttcttttcttttaggaTGTGGGAGACTCTGGAAGAAAGTACCAGCTGGAGATCTCAGTGCATGAGATCATCAGCAATGTAGgatatgttttctttctttaaatcaCACTTTCAGAATCCACAGAGAAGAACCACTAGAGTAGCTTAATTCATACATCAAACAGCTTCCACAACAGTGTTTTAATGTAGATTTAGTGACTGAATTTGCTGTTTTATAAGCtagaacaataaaaactgaattaaaccacgttttaagttatttattttttattcctgaATCAAATAATTCAgtctttttattgctttgggAGCCTCAATGTTGAACTGGTTTATTACATAAGTCCACTAAACTGACAAATAGAGAAAGATACAATTATGTTTAATTAGTTTCATCCACCCTCAGTATTTTAGACATTAACTGCACTGTGCTTACATGATGCTCATTGATGCTGCAAGTAAATCTAAGGTATGAGTTTTAGCTTTAAGTACACATTTGGATAATCTCTGGCGTTAGAGTGAGCAGGTCTAAGAAGGCTGGACAAGAATTACTAAACTGGAGGCTCACGTTATAGTATGATTAACTGTGTGCTGTAATGTTAAGTCACTGGCTGCCATGGTAACATCTAGACTACGCCTTTGTTCTCCTTTCTTGCTTATCAAACCTGACTTttcctttatgttctttttttgaccCCTGTCCCTCTTGTTGCTTGTTTTATCTCATCCAGACTACACAGAAATGCTCTGCAGAGGTTTTCTTCCCACATGGACAGAAGCAAGAATCACCCCAAGTCCAGGCCTCGTGTGAGGAGCTTCTTAATATCAGTACTAAAGCTCAAGAAGAAGCCCTCTATCAGCAGTACAAGATGAACCAAACCCTGTTATCAGCACAAAATTTACCTGGTaggtccaaaaaaaaaaaaaatcatcctcgGCATGTTAGTGCTCTGAATCTACACAGAAAGTCACATATTGCACAACATCTGCTTTTACGAGTTTCAACATTGTTAGTCTTCTGGTGTTTTGGGAAACTAAATGTTCCTCTTAGTCatgaaacagcacaaactgctgtcttcattttaaaCTCTCCTCTACATCGTGTATGTTTACAACACAATGTGTGTGTCTTAATCAAGCCCTGTGCAAACTTCCTGCAGACAGCCATGGGCACATTGAGCCTGACATGAAGCTCCTCTGGCACCTGGGCATCGTGGCCTCCAGCTTCATCATGCTGAAGGAGTCCAGTGAAAACACTCTGTACAACATGGCTCAGGTGGCCAACATCACGCAGCTGGTAGGTATCTGGCTCTGCTCATTATACGATATTATTATAAATGAGGTTAATAGTCTGATCAAACTGCAGCAGTACTAGCAACTGAATTATTGCTTCAAGCCAAACGTGCACTCTAAAGATGACATTTCATGCTGCAAGGAACACATGGTTGTCTCTataattttcaataaaatattagtgtatatatatatgaaactgGATAACTGTCTCTTTGACCCTCTGAACATCAAAACATGTTAGTGGGTTTGAAACtcaagctttcttttttttttttttttaaaaatgctgacaTTAAACCATTTATCTGGACAAGTAGCCTCTAAAATCATAAGATTTTTGGCTTTCTGACTAATTGTGTGTTTCTCAATCCCTTTTTTCTACATGCCACAATTAAAACATTGCAAAACTAAACCTGTTGCTGTATATGGATCCTTTAAAAACCTATTAGTGACTCGGCTGTTTCAAGCAGtcatctgacaaaaaaatttagagaagtttcagttgaactgcaggctttgtCTACACTGGACAgtgaaaataaattcaaaatcaAAGTAGTTAAATAGCTACAATATGTAGAGCCATGTtggttgcatttttaaaaaaaaagatattcatcttatttattttttttttttaatgatctcTACTGCAcataagacatttttgagttatttttactTCCTTCCCTGATTGTGCTGTTTATTTAGAGGTGCAGTGAATATAGAGCCCACAGTTAAAAAGTGTGACAGGAGCCAAGATTGGCcggaaactgcttggagttcagagagttaaaggGCACAATTAATATACAGCACTATGTTTGCTTCACAGTGTATGATTCACATTCAGTTAATCAGACATAGAAGGCAGAACTGACAGACTAAATACTCAGAAAGGAGGCTGCACACCAGGATGATAAAAATTTGTAACATTTGCACTGGActcattttctgtttgctgCAGGAAACTGAAAAGGAGCAGCTGAAGTTCAACTGTCACACACTGCTGCATGACATGGTGTCCCAGGTAAACACTTACTATTAAAAACTGCTTGATACACTTGAAAGTGGTTGAAAATCAAGAGCAGCAGCTAAAAGTTGTTTTCATGACTACCTTCAATAATTATTTACACGAGTCTATAAAATGCCTGAAGGAGTGATTGTCTACCATGACTAACGTATGTCCAAAGCTTTGCCCTAATATTTCCTAGTAACACCCTATTTAATCGCTGTGTAATGATTCAAAACGGAAttgaaaactaatttaaaacatttagaaaagtgtacaatatattttctatattttaatgACCAGTTTGGAAAAAAGCTAGtaaattcagttttacagtCTGTTCTCTTTTTGATGTTGTTGCAGGAAATCCTCCACTGGAAGCTGCTGTTCGCCTGGTCTCCTGCAGAGGGAGTCAAAGTGCTGCAGATGGAGCAGCTGCCTCACTGCCAGCATTGTGAAAAACCTCCAAACACAAACTAAGCTGCTGGCCCTCATTGCACTGCTATTACAACTAAAACCACATCGTGATGTTCACATCTTGTATTCGAATATTGGAGCATGTGTTTACGATGACGCTGCAAGTGCTAAGCCAAGATCTGCTGCTGATTCTGGCAGCACAAAACTGAAAGCTGGAGTGTGTTCTTAACAGATTTTAATCAAACCTTCATTTATGCAAGTAAATGATATTCTTAGATTGTGCTGTGTTTTtggtttctggtgttttttgcCTAAATAAACTGT comes from Amphiprion ocellaris isolate individual 3 ecotype Okinawa chromosome 7, ASM2253959v1, whole genome shotgun sequence and encodes:
- the lxn gene encoding latexin isoform X2, whose protein sequence is MATGELNPNHYPAQRAAKVVQHYLTTRYGSPYRLFGLHRVHSGNAEDVGDSGRKYQLEISVHEIISNTTQKCSAEVFFPHGQKQESPQVQASCEELLNISTKAQEEALYQQYKMNQTLLSAQNLPDSHGHIEPDMKLLWHLGIVASSFIMLKESSENTLYNMAQVANITQLETEKEQLKFNCHTLLHDMVSQEILHWKLLFAWSPAEGVKVLQMEQLPHCQHCEKPPNTN
- the lxn gene encoding latexin isoform X1, which gives rise to MGLRIIVVLAVLMGVTGSPTTTVRPETTSVDTAAHPNSIPEMAEETGQNEVFSEEEAAEDVMATGELNPNHYPAQRAAKVVQHYLTTRYGSPYRLFGLHRVHSGNAEDVGDSGRKYQLEISVHEIISNTTQKCSAEVFFPHGQKQESPQVQASCEELLNISTKAQEEALYQQYKMNQTLLSAQNLPDSHGHIEPDMKLLWHLGIVASSFIMLKESSENTLYNMAQVANITQLETEKEQLKFNCHTLLHDMVSQEILHWKLLFAWSPAEGVKVLQMEQLPHCQHCEKPPNTN